Genomic DNA from Calditrichota bacterium:
GTCGGGAACAACAACTACAGCAAAAGTGACCATGAATTCAGGAAGGCAGGTAACCGCCAATTTTAAGCACTGGCCGCAGATCACGATTGCTACAAATCCAACCGGATTGCAAATTACCGTGGATGGAACCTCCGCAACGGCCCCCCAGATCTTTACCTGGCAGCCCGGAACATCCCACACAATTGAAGCCGTGGCGGAACAGAACGACGGCACAACGAAGAAGTATGTCTGGACTGCATGGAGTGACGGAGGAACGCGAAATCACACCATTCAAACGCCTCAAACAGATGCCACTTTTACGGCCACGTACAAAACGCAGTTCTATGTTCAAACACAAGCTTCTCCCACGGCTGGGGGAACGGTTTCACCTGCCAGCGGCTGGTACGATGCAAACACACAACTTTCGTTTAAGGCAACACCCACTAACGGATACGGTTTTTTGAATTGGTCAGGCTCCTGGGAGGGAGACGAAAATCCAAAATCGGTGACGCTCAATTCGGCGATTGACGTCACCGCCAATTTTAGTCAATATCGGCAGATTACCCTCCACACCAATCCGGAGGGACTGAAAATCAAAGCCGATGGCAATGAGTCGACCGCCCCAGTAACGGTCAATTGGCTCATTGGAACCACCCATTCAGTTGATGTGAATTCCCCACAAAATGGGGGGAGTGGCGTTCGCTATGTCTGGCAAAATTGGAGTGACGGAGGGGCACAGAGCCACTCCGTTCACGTCACGTCAACATTGAGTACCCTGACAGCAAATTTTTCAAAGGAATATTACGTGACGGTTCAAGTAAGCCCGCAGGACGCAGGAACAATTTCGCCTTCCAGCGGGTGGCATGCTGAGAATTCAAAGGTTACATTTACCGAACAAGCCAATGAAGGCTATGAGTTTCTACAATGGTCGGGTGACGCAAGCGGAAGCCAGCCGTCCGTTCAGGTGGTTGTTGATGGGGCCAAAACGATTACAGCCAATTATAATGAGTGGTACGTGGTAACCGTTCGTGCGGAAAAGACGAGTGCCACGCAGACGGTTTTACAAATTGTTGTGGATGGCCAAACCTATTCGTCTCCACACACATTTCGTGCCCAACCCAATTCCGTTCATACCATTGAAGCACCTGAAATCCAATCTCCCGAGGGACCGGGGCGGCGTTACCAGTATATTGATTGGAGTGATCGGGGAGCCCGCAGCCATCAGGTGACTATTTCTTCTAATAATATGGAATTTGCTGCCCGCTATGCGCTTCAATTCCATTTATCAACGACCGTCAATCCGGAAAGTACCGGTACGATTCAAACAAGTGAGGAGGGGGAATGGATTTCGGCCTGGAAAACGGTGCAGGTCGAAGCTGTGGCCGGGGATGGCTATGCTTTCATGGAATGGCAGGGAGATTTGCAGGGGAAGCAAAATCCGACATCTGTTTACATGGATGGACCCAAGAGCATTCAGGCCAATTTTGAGGTTGCCAAAACGCTAATATTGTTTAAAACCAACCCTTCCGGTTTGAAGATTAACGTGGATGGAGCTGAGTACCAGACGCCGGTTTCCTTTAATTGGGCTGTGGGAGAATCTCATCGTTTTGAAGCCGTTACGCCCCAAGTGGATGGCGACAGCACCCGCTATCAATTTAACCACTGGGACAACCATGGCGGACAAAGTCAGACTATTACAGTCGGTTCAAGTTCCCAAACCTTTCAGGCCTATTACGATACATATTACAACGTGGCGGCCACGTCGCCTCAGGGAACCGTAACCGGCGCCGGATGGTACAAATCGGGTTCTGTGGCCACACTTTCTGTAGATTCACTGGTTGCCGTGAATAGTCAGGAACGCTATCTTTTCTCTGGCTGGACGGGGACTCAGGTTTCACCGAATGCACGTTTCATCGTTACAGTCAATCATCCTGTTCAGGAGCGTGCTGAATTTCAGCATCAATTTGGAATAACAACGGCCGTTGATCCATCCCATTCCGGATCGGTGGAAATTAATCCATCCCAAGACTGGTACACCGAGGGAATGGACGTGATCCTCCATGCTGTGGCCGATTCAGGGTACCGGTTTTTGGCCTGGGACGGAACCATTTCCGGAAATCAAAACCCAATATCCCTGAATGTGAGCGCCCCGGTAACTGCAACAGCCAGGTTCCAGCAAAAGATTCTGTCCCCTGTGATTTCCTCTTTTGGGATTAATCGATATGCCGTGGCAAATACCGACACGATTACCTTGCAGTTTACGGTTGAAGATAGTCAAACGGTTACGCCTGAGATTCAGTGGTTCCGTAACGGCGTGATGGATACACTGCTTGCTGATCAGACACATATTCTGCCTTCCGACCTGAACGCAGGAGATGTACTGTACGCTGTTTTTCGGGTTTCAAATGGAACCTCTTTCAGCCGCTGGCACCGAACCCCGCCTTGTCCCGTGTTGCCGGTTCCCCCCCGGGAAACCAGGCTTGTTCACCTCAGTGGACGGGATACGACCGTAGTTGCCGGTGATGATTCGTCACGGCTGCTGATCAGTTTTAAGAACGCTACACAAAATTCGGGTCAGTTTACACTGAGTGAAGAAGATACGCTTGAAAAATATGTGACAATCAATTTTTTGGGTAAAAGTTCAAAATTCTACTTCAACAATACACTGGGTGGATATTTGCTCATCAATGGAAATCTGGGTAATTACACCTGGTCGTTGTCTTTTCAATATTCTGACAGCCAGGTGCGTCAGGCAGGCATTCAGCAGGAGGATTCTTTGAAGTTAGGCTGGAGTGATGACCTGGGAAACAGCTGGCACTATTTAGATAATGCAGTGGTAGATACACTGAATAATCTCATTCAAACGAGCAGTCTGACACATTTTTCTCTGTGGGCTTTGGGAGAAAGACCATTTTCCCAGTTTTACCCCGTGGAATTGTCCTCTTTTGCGGCAAAGGTTTCTGATGAAGGGAAGGTGATTCTTACCTGGGAAACGCAGACAGAAACCAATAATCTGGGGTTTGAGGTTCAGCGAAAAGCGAAAAATAGCGGGTTTTTTGAAAAGGTCGGTTTTGTGAAAGGTGCCGGAACATCCGTTCAGCCTCATGCCTATCGTTTCGAAGATGCTCCCGAAAAGCCGGGTCTGTTTAGCTACCGCTTGAAACAGGCAGACCTGAATGGTGCGGTTCATGTGTCACAGGAAATCAATGTGTCGGTTCAGGTGCCGATTTCGAGTGTCCTGTTGCGAAATTATCCGAATCCTTTTAACAGCAGCACCACCATTCAATTCTCCGTTCCGAAAAATTATGAAAAT
This window encodes:
- a CDS encoding T9SS type A sorting domain-containing protein, with translation MNSGRQVTANFKHWPQITIATNPTGLQITVDGTSATAPQIFTWQPGTSHTIEAVAEQNDGTTKKYVWTAWSDGGTRNHTIQTPQTDATFTATYKTQFYVQTQASPTAGGTVSPASGWYDANTQLSFKATPTNGYGFLNWSGSWEGDENPKSVTLNSAIDVTANFSQYRQITLHTNPEGLKIKADGNESTAPVTVNWLIGTTHSVDVNSPQNGGSGVRYVWQNWSDGGAQSHSVHVTSTLSTLTANFSKEYYVTVQVSPQDAGTISPSSGWHAENSKVTFTEQANEGYEFLQWSGDASGSQPSVQVVVDGAKTITANYNEWYVVTVRAEKTSATQTVLQIVVDGQTYSSPHTFRAQPNSVHTIEAPEIQSPEGPGRRYQYIDWSDRGARSHQVTISSNNMEFAARYALQFHLSTTVNPESTGTIQTSEEGEWISAWKTVQVEAVAGDGYAFMEWQGDLQGKQNPTSVYMDGPKSIQANFEVAKTLILFKTNPSGLKINVDGAEYQTPVSFNWAVGESHRFEAVTPQVDGDSTRYQFNHWDNHGGQSQTITVGSSSQTFQAYYDTYYNVAATSPQGTVTGAGWYKSGSVATLSVDSLVAVNSQERYLFSGWTGTQVSPNARFIVTVNHPVQERAEFQHQFGITTAVDPSHSGSVEINPSQDWYTEGMDVILHAVADSGYRFLAWDGTISGNQNPISLNVSAPVTATARFQQKILSPVISSFGINRYAVANTDTITLQFTVEDSQTVTPEIQWFRNGVMDTLLADQTHILPSDLNAGDVLYAVFRVSNGTSFSRWHRTPPCPVLPVPPRETRLVHLSGRDTTVVAGDDSSRLLISFKNATQNSGQFTLSEEDTLEKYVTINFLGKSSKFYFNNTLGGYLLINGNLGNYTWSLSFQYSDSQVRQAGIQQEDSLKLGWSDDLGNSWHYLDNAVVDTLNNLIQTSSLTHFSLWALGERPFSQFYPVELSSFAAKVSDEGKVILTWETQTETNNLGFEVQRKAKNSGFFEKVGFVKGAGTSVQPHAYRFEDAPEKPGLFSYRLKQADLNGAVHVSQEINVSVQVPISSVLLRNYPNPFNSSTTIQFSVPKNYENKDATVTIYDIVGKAIISFKFPRIRSGIHEITWDGKDNQHRTVPSGLFFYRLQIGKMRKIQKMILLK